In Oncorhynchus tshawytscha isolate Ot180627B linkage group LG28, Otsh_v2.0, whole genome shotgun sequence, a genomic segment contains:
- the LOC112226847 gene encoding desmocollin-2 isoform X1, with protein sequence MAPNLPVHLCIFLTLSCVDSCFIPASIQATVPQTVQIGHVIAKVDVDQCDTITLHFTTSDPDFTVQHDGTIVTVAITMVPANGRTFSVQFQDPNGQKREINVYLVQNSSKVLKDGLLKRSKRRWSPLPFNIIENHVPPFPKDIDLIASDSSATRSVYYTISGPGVTEEPVGVFSVVMETGMLRVNKVVDRERTPQFVFQARVFDRYTNQETDLPLPITVNVDDVNDNAPTFTGLLQFTVLEQSKAGTMVGMVNATDIDERGTDHTKIRYSLLSGTNLFYINPETGVISTKTDTLDREVNDNYLVTVEIRDMNGALNGLFNTATATIVLGDINDNPPTFTKTSYDVKVKENQGEGLILRIPIEDKDLVKTPNWNTEFVIQKGNENGNFRIERDPKTNEGLIYLIKPLDYEKTKNLKLEVLARNQAELSGTKAQWMSIPVDVSVVDEDEGPEFTAPTVLFTVKENTPNDTLIGTYIAIDPETKSSAGIKYYKVSDPASWIKVDESTGQLKIANNIDRESHFVTNGVYNVTMKAVDASLKTGTGTVIIQVEDVNDHVPVIPSKDLVVCEKDGGEMGSVLVVAEDKDRAPFAAPFSFKLGEEHDGRWAVKRLNDTAGMLEHTKELPNGLYTVPLMVKDLQGFGKTQTVTVRICRCRNGACLAYQNSTSLGVWAILAMLLALCLLLLLCIFFAFICVTKNEKMELEDMGDSGGILLKSNIEAPGDAVDSNLIIVPASGIDSSVKGSMIDVGWVGAKNSGMIGGLGAQQNLLQESGGVIVTDMETGFSGQYESSQCVGQYGSGQYGGGQYGGGNMTFDHTRFMKFNDSAAWHTWQTNGLFLQQKLAYLGTREEGRYADDIIHAYGFEGVGSPAGSVGCCSDQGNQEDLDFLNTLGPKFKTLAEVCNNKK encoded by the exons ATGGCACCGAATTTACCTGTACATTTATGCATCTTTTTG ACCCTCTCATGTGTGGACTCCTGCTTCATCCCTGCCTCCATACAAGCAACAGTACCTCAGACAGTACAAATTGGACATGTTATTGCAAAAG TTGATGTGGACCAATGTGACACCATCACATTGCACTTTACAACTAGTGACCCCGACTTCACAGTACAACATGATGGCACTATAGTAACAGTCGCCATCACCATGGTACCAGCCAATGGCAGAACATTCTCAGTGCAGTTTCAGGACCCCAATGGTCAGAAGAGAGAAATTAATGTTTACCTTGTCCAGAACTCTAGCAAG GTATTGAAAGATGGCCTACTAAAGCGCTCCAAAAGACGTTGGAGTCCTCTGCCCTTCAACATCATAGAAAACCACGTTCCGCCATTTCCAAAGGACATTGATCTG ATTGCATCTGATTCGTCGGCCACTCGCAGTGTGTACTACACCATCAGTGGGCCTGGAGTGACAGAGGAGCCTGTGGGtgtgttcagtgtggtgatggAGACTGGGATGTTGAGGGTCAACAAAGTTGTCGACCGCGAGAGAACTCCTCAGTTTGTA TTTCAAGCCAGAGTGTTTGACAGATACACCAACCAGGAGACAGATCTACCATTACCCATCACAGTGAATGTAGACGATGTGAACGACAATGCACCAACTTTCACTGGCCTACTTCAGTTTACTGTGCTGGAGCAAAGCAAAGCAG GGACGATGGTGGGGATGGTGAATGCCACAGACATAGACGAGCGTGGTACAGACCACACTAAGATCAggtactccctcctctctgggaCTAACCTGTTCTACATTAACCCAGAGACGGGAGTCATCAGCACCAAAACAGACACCCTCGACAGAGAG GTGAATGATAATTATTTGGTGACAGTTGAAATCAGAGACATGAATGGAGCTCTGAATGGTCTATTCAACACAGCCACAGCCACCATTGTGTTGGGTGATATCAACGACAACCCTCCCACATTCACAAAGACATCT TACGATGTAAAAGTTAAAGAGAACCAAGGAGAGGGACTCATCCTCAGAATCCCCATTGAAGATAAGGACTTGGTGAAGACACCAAACTGGAACACTGAGTTTGTCATCCAAAAGGGGAATGAAAACGGGAACTTCAGGATTGAAAGAGACCCCAAAACGAATGAAGGACTAATTTACCTAATAAAG CCTCTAGACTACGAGAAGACCAAGAACCTAAAGCTGGAGGTGTTGGCCCGTAACCAGGCTGAGCTGAGTGGGACCAAGGCCCAGTGGATGTCCATCCCTGTAGACGTCTCTGTAGTGGACGAGGACGAGGGACCAGAGTTCACCGCCCCCACCGTACTCTTCACAGTCAAGGAGAACACTCCTAACGACACCCTGATTGGGACCTACATAGCCATAGACCCAGAGACCAAGAGCAGCGCCGGCATCAA gTATTACAAGGTCTCAGACCCTGCTTCATGGATCAAGGTAGATGAAAGCACCGGGCAGCTGAAGATCGCCAATAATATCGACAgggaatcccactttgtaacgaaTGGCGTGTACAACGTCACTATGAAAGCTGTTGATGCCA GTCTCAAGACCGGTACAGGGACAGTGATTATTCAAGTGGAGGATGTGAACGACCACGTCCCAGTCATCCCCTCTAAAGACCTGGTGGTGTGTgagaaggatgggggagagatgggctCTGTGCTGGTGGTAGCAGAGGACAAAGACCGAGCTCCATTCGCCGCCCCCTTCAGCTTCAAACTGGGAGAGGAGCATGATGGGAGATGGGCTGTGAAGCGACTTAACG ACACTGCAGGGATGTTGGAGCACACCAAGGAGCTCCCTAATGGTCTGTATACTGTCCCCCTGATGGTCAAGGACCTACAGGGATTTGGAAAGACCCAGACGGTAACGGTCCGGATCTGCCGCTGCAGGAACGGAGCGTGTTTGGCCTACCAGAACTCCACGTCGCTGGGGGTGTGGGCCatcctggccatgctgctggcGCTGTGCCTGCTACTTCTTCTCT GTATCTTCTTTGCATTCATCTGTGTTACAAAGAATGAGAAAATGGAGCTGGAAGATATGGGAGACAGTGGCGGTATCCTCCTGAAGTCTAACATTGAGGCACCAGGGGATGCAGTG GATTCAAATCTCATCATCGTTCCTGCATCTGGGATTGACTCATCAGTGAAGGGATCCATGATTGACGTGGGGTGGGTGGGAGCTAAGAACTCTGGTATGATTGGAGGCCTGGGCGCTCAACAGAATCTGCTACAGGAGTCCGGCGGTGTCATAGTGACCGATATGGAGACCGGCTTCTCAGGCCAATACGAAAGCAGCCAATGCGTTGGACAATATGGCAGTGGACAATATGGCGGAGGTCAATATGGCGGTGGAAACATGACTTTTGACCACACACGTTTCATGAAATTCAACGACTCTGCAGCCTGGCACACTTGGCAAACGAACGGGCTGTTTTTACAACAG AAGTTGGCTTACCTAGGGACGAGGGAGGAGGGGCGATATGCCGATGACATCATCCACGCGTACGGCTTTGAGGGGGTGGGGTCTCCAGCCGGCTCGGTGGGCTGCTGCAGTGACCAAGGAAACCAGGAAGACCTGGACTTCCTAAACACATTGGGGCCAAAGTTCAAGACATTAGCTGAGGTCTGTAACAACAAGAAATGA
- the LOC112226847 gene encoding desmocollin-2 isoform X2 → MCVENISPQTLSCVDSCFIPASIQATVPQTVQIGHVIAKVDVDQCDTITLHFTTSDPDFTVQHDGTIVTVAITMVPANGRTFSVQFQDPNGQKREINVYLVQNSSKVLKDGLLKRSKRRWSPLPFNIIENHVPPFPKDIDLIASDSSATRSVYYTISGPGVTEEPVGVFSVVMETGMLRVNKVVDRERTPQFVFQARVFDRYTNQETDLPLPITVNVDDVNDNAPTFTGLLQFTVLEQSKAGTMVGMVNATDIDERGTDHTKIRYSLLSGTNLFYINPETGVISTKTDTLDREVNDNYLVTVEIRDMNGALNGLFNTATATIVLGDINDNPPTFTKTSYDVKVKENQGEGLILRIPIEDKDLVKTPNWNTEFVIQKGNENGNFRIERDPKTNEGLIYLIKPLDYEKTKNLKLEVLARNQAELSGTKAQWMSIPVDVSVVDEDEGPEFTAPTVLFTVKENTPNDTLIGTYIAIDPETKSSAGIKYYKVSDPASWIKVDESTGQLKIANNIDRESHFVTNGVYNVTMKAVDASLKTGTGTVIIQVEDVNDHVPVIPSKDLVVCEKDGGEMGSVLVVAEDKDRAPFAAPFSFKLGEEHDGRWAVKRLNDTAGMLEHTKELPNGLYTVPLMVKDLQGFGKTQTVTVRICRCRNGACLAYQNSTSLGVWAILAMLLALCLLLLLCIFFAFICVTKNEKMELEDMGDSGGILLKSNIEAPGDAVDSNLIIVPASGIDSSVKGSMIDVGWVGAKNSGMIGGLGAQQNLLQESGGVIVTDMETGFSGQYESSQCVGQYGSGQYGGGQYGGGNMTFDHTRFMKFNDSAAWHTWQTNGLFLQQKLAYLGTREEGRYADDIIHAYGFEGVGSPAGSVGCCSDQGNQEDLDFLNTLGPKFKTLAEVCNNKK, encoded by the exons ACCCTCTCATGTGTGGACTCCTGCTTCATCCCTGCCTCCATACAAGCAACAGTACCTCAGACAGTACAAATTGGACATGTTATTGCAAAAG TTGATGTGGACCAATGTGACACCATCACATTGCACTTTACAACTAGTGACCCCGACTTCACAGTACAACATGATGGCACTATAGTAACAGTCGCCATCACCATGGTACCAGCCAATGGCAGAACATTCTCAGTGCAGTTTCAGGACCCCAATGGTCAGAAGAGAGAAATTAATGTTTACCTTGTCCAGAACTCTAGCAAG GTATTGAAAGATGGCCTACTAAAGCGCTCCAAAAGACGTTGGAGTCCTCTGCCCTTCAACATCATAGAAAACCACGTTCCGCCATTTCCAAAGGACATTGATCTG ATTGCATCTGATTCGTCGGCCACTCGCAGTGTGTACTACACCATCAGTGGGCCTGGAGTGACAGAGGAGCCTGTGGGtgtgttcagtgtggtgatggAGACTGGGATGTTGAGGGTCAACAAAGTTGTCGACCGCGAGAGAACTCCTCAGTTTGTA TTTCAAGCCAGAGTGTTTGACAGATACACCAACCAGGAGACAGATCTACCATTACCCATCACAGTGAATGTAGACGATGTGAACGACAATGCACCAACTTTCACTGGCCTACTTCAGTTTACTGTGCTGGAGCAAAGCAAAGCAG GGACGATGGTGGGGATGGTGAATGCCACAGACATAGACGAGCGTGGTACAGACCACACTAAGATCAggtactccctcctctctgggaCTAACCTGTTCTACATTAACCCAGAGACGGGAGTCATCAGCACCAAAACAGACACCCTCGACAGAGAG GTGAATGATAATTATTTGGTGACAGTTGAAATCAGAGACATGAATGGAGCTCTGAATGGTCTATTCAACACAGCCACAGCCACCATTGTGTTGGGTGATATCAACGACAACCCTCCCACATTCACAAAGACATCT TACGATGTAAAAGTTAAAGAGAACCAAGGAGAGGGACTCATCCTCAGAATCCCCATTGAAGATAAGGACTTGGTGAAGACACCAAACTGGAACACTGAGTTTGTCATCCAAAAGGGGAATGAAAACGGGAACTTCAGGATTGAAAGAGACCCCAAAACGAATGAAGGACTAATTTACCTAATAAAG CCTCTAGACTACGAGAAGACCAAGAACCTAAAGCTGGAGGTGTTGGCCCGTAACCAGGCTGAGCTGAGTGGGACCAAGGCCCAGTGGATGTCCATCCCTGTAGACGTCTCTGTAGTGGACGAGGACGAGGGACCAGAGTTCACCGCCCCCACCGTACTCTTCACAGTCAAGGAGAACACTCCTAACGACACCCTGATTGGGACCTACATAGCCATAGACCCAGAGACCAAGAGCAGCGCCGGCATCAA gTATTACAAGGTCTCAGACCCTGCTTCATGGATCAAGGTAGATGAAAGCACCGGGCAGCTGAAGATCGCCAATAATATCGACAgggaatcccactttgtaacgaaTGGCGTGTACAACGTCACTATGAAAGCTGTTGATGCCA GTCTCAAGACCGGTACAGGGACAGTGATTATTCAAGTGGAGGATGTGAACGACCACGTCCCAGTCATCCCCTCTAAAGACCTGGTGGTGTGTgagaaggatgggggagagatgggctCTGTGCTGGTGGTAGCAGAGGACAAAGACCGAGCTCCATTCGCCGCCCCCTTCAGCTTCAAACTGGGAGAGGAGCATGATGGGAGATGGGCTGTGAAGCGACTTAACG ACACTGCAGGGATGTTGGAGCACACCAAGGAGCTCCCTAATGGTCTGTATACTGTCCCCCTGATGGTCAAGGACCTACAGGGATTTGGAAAGACCCAGACGGTAACGGTCCGGATCTGCCGCTGCAGGAACGGAGCGTGTTTGGCCTACCAGAACTCCACGTCGCTGGGGGTGTGGGCCatcctggccatgctgctggcGCTGTGCCTGCTACTTCTTCTCT GTATCTTCTTTGCATTCATCTGTGTTACAAAGAATGAGAAAATGGAGCTGGAAGATATGGGAGACAGTGGCGGTATCCTCCTGAAGTCTAACATTGAGGCACCAGGGGATGCAGTG GATTCAAATCTCATCATCGTTCCTGCATCTGGGATTGACTCATCAGTGAAGGGATCCATGATTGACGTGGGGTGGGTGGGAGCTAAGAACTCTGGTATGATTGGAGGCCTGGGCGCTCAACAGAATCTGCTACAGGAGTCCGGCGGTGTCATAGTGACCGATATGGAGACCGGCTTCTCAGGCCAATACGAAAGCAGCCAATGCGTTGGACAATATGGCAGTGGACAATATGGCGGAGGTCAATATGGCGGTGGAAACATGACTTTTGACCACACACGTTTCATGAAATTCAACGACTCTGCAGCCTGGCACACTTGGCAAACGAACGGGCTGTTTTTACAACAG AAGTTGGCTTACCTAGGGACGAGGGAGGAGGGGCGATATGCCGATGACATCATCCACGCGTACGGCTTTGAGGGGGTGGGGTCTCCAGCCGGCTCGGTGGGCTGCTGCAGTGACCAAGGAAACCAGGAAGACCTGGACTTCCTAAACACATTGGGGCCAAAGTTCAAGACATTAGCTGAGGTCTGTAACAACAAGAAATGA